A single window of Achromobacter xylosoxidans DNA harbors:
- a CDS encoding peptidylprolyl isomerase, giving the protein MAQASARHILVSTEAKANELKTAIENGADFAQLAKENSSCPSSRDGGNLGTFGPGQMVKEFDTVVFSAPVGEVQGPVKTQFGYHLVEVTSRKD; this is encoded by the coding sequence ATGGCACAAGCCTCCGCCCGTCACATCCTGGTTTCGACCGAAGCCAAGGCCAACGAACTGAAGACCGCCATCGAGAACGGCGCCGACTTCGCGCAACTGGCCAAGGAAAACTCCAGCTGCCCGTCCAGCCGCGATGGCGGCAACCTGGGCACGTTCGGCCCGGGCCAGATGGTCAAGGAATTCGACACCGTGGTGTTCAGCGCCCCGGTTGGTGAAGTCCAGGGTCCGGTGAAGACCCAATTCGGCTATCACCTGGTCGAAGTCACCAGCCGCAAGGACTGA